The sequence CGCCTGGATCGTCCGGCATCGACCTGGTTTGCCATGGCTCCCCTTCCGTCCCGCGGATCGGCGCGCCGCCCCGCCCGGGAACGGCCGCGGCGGCGGCACCTTAGAGAACGCACCGCACCCGGTCAACGTTGAGCCGCCCTCGAACGCAGGTGTCGTGCTCAAGACCCTTGCGGAGGCCGGGCAAGAACGAAACGATTTCAGTCGATTCTCGTGACGTTCCCTTCCATCCGCGCCTTGTAATCAGCCGCGCTCAGGGGCGCGTCTCCCGCCGTACGCGTATCGATGAGATCGTTTCATCCCAGGTCCACGTTGGGAATTCGGGTGATGATGGCATTTGTATCGCGCTGAGGTCCGGGATGTCGGACGTGACGACGAGGCTGTCCCCGCGATAAGTATCGTGCTGGTACACGACCGCTTGCCACCCGTCGGCGACTCGGATGGAAGAGACACAGTCCGTCCAGTATTCCTGACCGAAGATCTTGTCGGCGCACTCCTCTTCACGGGGTTGAGGATCGTCGACCAGCCGCTTCAGGTCCTCCACATCGTCGAGGAAGGTTCGATGGGGACCGCGGTAGTCCGCGCGCGCGAACACAGTGATGCCGGCGGTCGGGGGCGGGACGGGTCCCATCGGATCCTGGCCACCGCAGCCCGCGAGCAGGATGAGCACGAAACACGAGGCCTTGAAGTTCGTCCCACTTCTTCGGCTCATTCCGATTCTCCGTCTACACCCAGCCGCAAGTCGGTCCAGCGCAAGCTAGCGAGGGGTCTGGGAGGGACAATCCCCCATTTGTGGGACCCGCGCGTGCGAGTCTACCCCGCAAGCGCCGGGACTCGTCGGCGAATTCCCATTAGTACGGCGTCCGGTCCCGCCGCCCTCCTCCACGCTGCGTTCGGACAGGTCGATGGCCCGCCGCTTCGGCTTCAACGATTCGCGGACTCGGGGTCGCCTGCCGAACCAGGTCGGGGCGCGGCGCGGCCAAAACAACACTTTTGATACGCCTAACCATCGGTTTTGACATTGTCGGGAGCCTCATGTGGCTATCGGTTCTTTCCTCTTGTGGACCGATCCAGGTCAGGAGTGGGTCGTAAGACGACGGCAGAAAGCAGACACACGGGGACATGCGACGACCACGGGCTACATCACACAGGCGGTTGATCGCCATCTGCTGCACGGCGTGGATCGCGTCGAACGGGCGCGTGTCCGCACAGGCGGGCCGGCTGGTGCTGACCGAGTCCGGCAGGCATGAAATGCCTGGGCACGTTCTCGTTCGCGGCGGTGCGCTGTCTCCGCGAGGGGATGCCAGACTGTTCTGGAGTGGCGATACGGTTTGGATCGCATCGACGCGCCACGCCGAGGCGCGCGCCGTGTGCCCCGAGAGGGTTCGCGCGCCGCTCGGAGCGGCCTTCGTGAGCACCCCGGCGGCGGGGGGAGCGCCCGTAATCGAGATCATCGACGGGGGCATCGCGGGGGCGAATGAGCCGCAAGTCATCCGCTTCTCCGATGACCAATGCCGCGCGACCGCCTGGAGCGGCCCCGACCCGAGCCTGCCCGCGGCTCGTGACGCGACCGGCTGGGTGTCCGCCAGCGGGACGGGCCTCGGCGGACCCGACGGAATCCCGACGACGTGGGTCTCGCTCGTGAGGGGCGGTGGCACGACCTCCCGGTCGGGCGTCGATCTGCCGATCGCGTGGTCCGACAGCGCGGCCATCTCCGTGTCGAGCGGGCCACGCGGCATCATCGTCTCGTCGCGCCACTATCCGTTCGCCTGGTCGGCCGCCGCGGACGGCGGCGACCGCACAGCGGCGGGGCTTATCCCTGCCGGCAACGAGACTTACTACGCGAGCGACCCGTGGGTCGGCACGGGCGTGTTCGCCCTCGACTCCGGCTTCGTCCAGGTGCTGGCCGATCTCGCGTCGGACCGGCGTCACCTTG comes from Candidatus Palauibacter australiensis and encodes:
- a CDS encoding beta/gamma crystallin-related protein, with product MSRRSGTNFKASCFVLILLAGCGGQDPMGPVPPPTAGITVFARADYRGPHRTFLDDVEDLKRLVDDPQPREEECADKIFGQEYWTDCVSSIRVADGWQAVVYQHDTYRGDSLVVTSDIPDLSAIQMPSSPEFPTWTWDETISSIRVRRETRP